The Engystomops pustulosus chromosome 1, aEngPut4.maternal, whole genome shotgun sequence genome has a window encoding:
- the ADD1 gene encoding alpha-adducin isoform X8 produces MNGDSNAGVVTSPPPTNAPHKEKYFDRVDENNPEYLRERNMAPDLRQDFNMMEQKKRVSMILQSPAFCDELETMIQDQLKKGKNPTGLLALQQIADFMTTTVPSVYPSAPQGGMAALNLSLGMVTPVNDLRGSDSIAYEKGEKLLRCKLAAFYRLADLFGWSQLIYNHITVRVSSEQEHFLIVPFGLLYSEVTASSLVKINLQGEIVDRGSTNLGVNKAGFTLHSAIYAARPDVKCIVHIHTPAGAAVSAMKCGLLPLSPESLCLGEVAYHDYHGILVDEEEKILIQKNLGPKSKVLILRNHGLVTMGETVEEAFYYIHNLVSACEIQVRTLASAGGPDNLVLLDPGKYKKSRSPESPSGDTATHPKWLVGEQEFEALMRMLDNLGYRTGYPYRCPALREKAKKYSDVEIPASVTGYSFGSDGDSGTCSPLRHSFQKQQREKTKWLNSGRADEAPDEGQNGGSPKSKTKVWTNITHDHVKPLLQSLSSGVCVPSCITNCLWTKEEGLRSATSAVPNLFVPLNTDPKEVQEMRNKIREQNLQDIKTAGPQSQVLCGGVVDRSIAQRHSVYKDAPLSDCSETIDGFDLSEQEFSPAKIHSVRKGELITASKAIIEKEYQPKVIVSTTGPNPFNKLTDRELEEYRKEVERKQKDAEAPSFPSSGVTEEQTKHPDSQTSNASSTDVQIELVKYRDLSGQVKVLTTNVTMLLKEGDNLPAIEVSAAELEEAADDSAEKSHNTESPHKEFHTAVIRALNIKPDLVICSAGPPEELPEQKDTPPEHSLIRTPPSTPIKQEEESQHEQTYRDDSDAATFKQTLPDLTPDEPSESLLFPAPAKPNPEEKAPEEDPPQVHTEAAPEGTKEPEPQNIEPSPTPEEAAQADAAQPADTAQPDAGSDESPGKSPSKKKKKFRTPSFLKKNKKKSES; encoded by the exons ATGAATGGTGATTCCAATGCAGGGGTGGTGACTTCACCACCCCCAACCAACGCTCCACATAAAGAGAAGTATTTCGACCGCGTGGATGAGAACAACCCGGAATACTTGAGAGAGCGAAACATGGCACCGGATCTACGCCAGGACTTCAACATGATGGAGCAGAAAAAGAGAGTCTCCATGATACTCCAGAGTCCG GCCTTCTGCGATGAACTGGAAACCATGATTCAAGATCAACTTAAAAAAGgaaagaacccaaccggcttgtTGGCGTTACAACAGATAGCGGACTTTATGACCACAACTGTGCCAAGTGTTTACCCATCGGCTCCTCAAGGTGGAATGGCGGCATTAAACTTGA GTTTAGGAATGGTAACTCCTGTCAACGATCTCCGAGGATCCGACTCCATTGCCTACGAGAAGGGCGAGAAGTTGCTTAGATGTAAGCTAGCAGCGTTTTATCGATTAGCTGACTTGTTTGGATGGTCTCAGCTGATCTACAATCACATTACT GTCAGGGTGAGTTCAGAACAAGAACACTTCTTGATTGTTCCCTTCGGGCTTCTTTACAGTGAAGTCACTGCCTCTAGCTTG gttaAAATCAATCTCCAAGGCGAAATCGTGGACCGCGGCAGTACGAACCTAGGAGTGAATAAAGCCGGCTTCACATTGCACTCTGCTATATATGCAGCCCGACCTGATGTGAAATGCATCGTCCATATCCATACCCCTGCTGGGGCTGCA GTATCTGCTATGAAATGTGGCTTACTGCCTCTGTCTCCAGAATCCCTGTGTCTAGGAGAGGTGGCGTACCATGACTACCATGGCATACTGGTCGATGAGGAGGAGAAAATATTAATACAGAAAAACTTGGGTCCAAAAAGTAAA gttCTTATTCTTCGAAATCATGGGCTCGTTACTATGGGAGAAACTGTTGAAGAGGCTTTTTATTATATCCACAACCTTGTCTCTGCCTGTGAGATTCAG GTACGCACCCTAGCAAGTGCAGGGGGACCGGACAACTTGGTACTGTTAGATCCTGGGAAATACAAAAAGTCTCGTTCACCTGAGTCACCTTCTGGAGATACGGCTACACATCCAAAGTGGCTTGTTGGGGAGCAGGAATTCGAAGCCCTCATGAGAATGCTGGATAACTTG GGATACAGAACTGGCTACCCCTACAGATGTCCTGCCCTGCGAGAAAAGGCCAAAAAGTACAGTGACGTTGAGATCCCAGCCAGCGTCACTGGCTATTCCTTTGGCAGTGATGGTGACTCAGGAACATGTTCTCCTCTCAGACACAGTTTTCAGAAACAGCAACGCGAGAAGACAAAGTGGCTGAACTCTGGTAGAGCAGATGAAGCCCCAGATGAAGGGCAGAATGGAGGCAGCCCCAAGTCGAAGACTAAGGTGTGGACGAACATTACACACGATCACGTGAAACCCTTGCTGCAGTCTCTCTCGTCCGGTGTCTGCGTGCCAAGCTGTATAACCAACTGCTTG TGGACTAAAGAGGAAGGCCTTAGATCTGCCACCTCTGCCGTCCCTAACCTGTTTGTCCCATTGAACACAGACCCCAAAGAAGTGCAAGAAATGAGGAACAAG ataagagAACAGAACTTGCAAGACATTAAAACAGCTGGACCTCAGTCTCAGGTCCTGTGCGGGGGCGTAGTGGACAGAAGTATAGCGCAG AGACACTCAGTGTACAAG GACGCGCCTCTTTCAGACTGTTCGGAAACTATTGATGGGTTCGATCTGTCAGAGCAGGAATTTAGTCCAGCTAAAATCCACTCAGTTAGAaag GGAGAACTTATTACAGCTTCAAAAGCGATTATTGAGAAAGAGTATCAGCCAAAGGTCATCGTCAGCACCACCGGGCCAAACCCATTCAACAAGCTGACAGACCGAGAGCTAGAAGAATATCGTAAGGAAGTGGAGCGCAAGCAGAAAGATGCTGAAG CTCCCTCATTCCCAAGTAGCGGGGTTACAGAAGAACAAACAAAGCATCCGGACTCGCAAACTTCCAATGCCAGTTCTACAGATGTCCAGATAGAACTGGTTAAATATCGAGATCTGTCCGGACAGGTCAAGGTTCTAACAACAAACGTTACAATGTTGCTCAAAGAAGGTGACAATTTACCAGCGATCGAGGTGTCCGCTGCAGAGTTGGAGGAGGCCGCGGATGACTCTGCAGAAAAGTCACACAATACGGAGTCTCCTCACAAGGAGTTTCACACGGCCGTCATCCGGGCTCTTAACATCAAACCAGATCTTGTGATTTGTTCTGCAG GACCCCCAGAAGAGTTGCCGGAACAAAAGGACACTCCTCCTGAGCATTCCCTAATCCGCACACCCCCCAGCACTCCTATCAAGCAAGAGGAAG AATCTCAGCACGAGCAGACTTACAGAGATGACAGTGATGCTGCAACCTTTAAGCAGACTCTccctgacctcaccccagacgaGCCATCCGAATCCCTCCTCTTCCCAGCGCCTGCAAAACCAAATCCCGAAGAAAAGGCTCCCGAGGAAGACCCCCCTCAGGTCCACACAGAGGCCGCCCCCGAAGGAACTAAAGAGCCCGAACCTCAGAACATTGAGCCTTCGCCTACCCCAGAGGAGGCGGCACAGGCAGACGCCGCACAACCGGCAGATACCGCTCAGCCCGACGCAGGCAGCGACGAGTCCCCGGGGAAATCGCCTtccaaaaagaagaagaaattccGCACGCCTTCCTTCCTGAAGAAGAACAAAAAGAAGAGCGAGTCCTAA
- the ADD1 gene encoding alpha-adducin isoform X1 has translation MNGDSNAGVVTSPPPTNAPHKEKYFDRVDENNPEYLRERNMAPDLRQDFNMMEQKKRVSMILQSPAFCDELETMIQDQLKKGKNPTGLLALQQIADFMTTTVPSVYPSAPQGGMAALNLSLGMVTPVNDLRGSDSIAYEKGEKLLRCKLAAFYRLADLFGWSQLIYNHITVRVSSEQEHFLIVPFGLLYSEVTASSLVKINLQGEIVDRGSTNLGVNKAGFTLHSAIYAARPDVKCIVHIHTPAGAAVSAMKCGLLPLSPESLCLGEVAYHDYHGILVDEEEKILIQKNLGPKSKVLILRNHGLVTMGETVEEAFYYIHNLVSACEIQVRTLASAGGPDNLVLLDPGKYKKSRSPESPSGDTATHPKWLVGEQEFEALMRMLDNLGYRTGYPYRCPALREKAKKYSDVEIPASVTGYSFGSDGDSGTCSPLRHSFQKQQREKTKWLNSGRADEAPDEGQNGGSPKSKTKVWTNITHDHVKPLLQSLSSGVCVPSCITNCLWTKEEGLRSATSAVPNLFVPLNTDPKEVQEMRNKIREQNLQDIKTAGPQSQVLCGGVVDRSIAQGELITASKAIIEKEYQPKVIVSTTGPNPFNKLTDRELEEYRKEVERKQKDAEAPSFPSSGVTEEQTKHPDSQTSNASSTDVQIELVKYRDLSGQVKVLTTNVTMLLKEGDNLPAIEVSAAELEEAADDSAEKSHNTESPHKEFHTAVIRALNIKPDLVICSAGPPEELPEQKDTPPEHSLIRTPPSTPIKQEEESQHEQTYRDDSDAATFKQTLPDLTPDEPSESLLFPAPAKPNPEEKAPEEDPPQVHTEAAPEGTKEPEPQNIEPSPTPEEAAQADAAQPADTAQPDAGSDESPGKSPSKKKKKFRTPSFLKKNKKKSES, from the exons ATGAATGGTGATTCCAATGCAGGGGTGGTGACTTCACCACCCCCAACCAACGCTCCACATAAAGAGAAGTATTTCGACCGCGTGGATGAGAACAACCCGGAATACTTGAGAGAGCGAAACATGGCACCGGATCTACGCCAGGACTTCAACATGATGGAGCAGAAAAAGAGAGTCTCCATGATACTCCAGAGTCCG GCCTTCTGCGATGAACTGGAAACCATGATTCAAGATCAACTTAAAAAAGgaaagaacccaaccggcttgtTGGCGTTACAACAGATAGCGGACTTTATGACCACAACTGTGCCAAGTGTTTACCCATCGGCTCCTCAAGGTGGAATGGCGGCATTAAACTTGA GTTTAGGAATGGTAACTCCTGTCAACGATCTCCGAGGATCCGACTCCATTGCCTACGAGAAGGGCGAGAAGTTGCTTAGATGTAAGCTAGCAGCGTTTTATCGATTAGCTGACTTGTTTGGATGGTCTCAGCTGATCTACAATCACATTACT GTCAGGGTGAGTTCAGAACAAGAACACTTCTTGATTGTTCCCTTCGGGCTTCTTTACAGTGAAGTCACTGCCTCTAGCTTG gttaAAATCAATCTCCAAGGCGAAATCGTGGACCGCGGCAGTACGAACCTAGGAGTGAATAAAGCCGGCTTCACATTGCACTCTGCTATATATGCAGCCCGACCTGATGTGAAATGCATCGTCCATATCCATACCCCTGCTGGGGCTGCA GTATCTGCTATGAAATGTGGCTTACTGCCTCTGTCTCCAGAATCCCTGTGTCTAGGAGAGGTGGCGTACCATGACTACCATGGCATACTGGTCGATGAGGAGGAGAAAATATTAATACAGAAAAACTTGGGTCCAAAAAGTAAA gttCTTATTCTTCGAAATCATGGGCTCGTTACTATGGGAGAAACTGTTGAAGAGGCTTTTTATTATATCCACAACCTTGTCTCTGCCTGTGAGATTCAG GTACGCACCCTAGCAAGTGCAGGGGGACCGGACAACTTGGTACTGTTAGATCCTGGGAAATACAAAAAGTCTCGTTCACCTGAGTCACCTTCTGGAGATACGGCTACACATCCAAAGTGGCTTGTTGGGGAGCAGGAATTCGAAGCCCTCATGAGAATGCTGGATAACTTG GGATACAGAACTGGCTACCCCTACAGATGTCCTGCCCTGCGAGAAAAGGCCAAAAAGTACAGTGACGTTGAGATCCCAGCCAGCGTCACTGGCTATTCCTTTGGCAGTGATGGTGACTCAGGAACATGTTCTCCTCTCAGACACAGTTTTCAGAAACAGCAACGCGAGAAGACAAAGTGGCTGAACTCTGGTAGAGCAGATGAAGCCCCAGATGAAGGGCAGAATGGAGGCAGCCCCAAGTCGAAGACTAAGGTGTGGACGAACATTACACACGATCACGTGAAACCCTTGCTGCAGTCTCTCTCGTCCGGTGTCTGCGTGCCAAGCTGTATAACCAACTGCTTG TGGACTAAAGAGGAAGGCCTTAGATCTGCCACCTCTGCCGTCCCTAACCTGTTTGTCCCATTGAACACAGACCCCAAAGAAGTGCAAGAAATGAGGAACAAG ataagagAACAGAACTTGCAAGACATTAAAACAGCTGGACCTCAGTCTCAGGTCCTGTGCGGGGGCGTAGTGGACAGAAGTATAGCGCAG GGAGAACTTATTACAGCTTCAAAAGCGATTATTGAGAAAGAGTATCAGCCAAAGGTCATCGTCAGCACCACCGGGCCAAACCCATTCAACAAGCTGACAGACCGAGAGCTAGAAGAATATCGTAAGGAAGTGGAGCGCAAGCAGAAAGATGCTGAAG CTCCCTCATTCCCAAGTAGCGGGGTTACAGAAGAACAAACAAAGCATCCGGACTCGCAAACTTCCAATGCCAGTTCTACAGATGTCCAGATAGAACTGGTTAAATATCGAGATCTGTCCGGACAGGTCAAGGTTCTAACAACAAACGTTACAATGTTGCTCAAAGAAGGTGACAATTTACCAGCGATCGAGGTGTCCGCTGCAGAGTTGGAGGAGGCCGCGGATGACTCTGCAGAAAAGTCACACAATACGGAGTCTCCTCACAAGGAGTTTCACACGGCCGTCATCCGGGCTCTTAACATCAAACCAGATCTTGTGATTTGTTCTGCAG GACCCCCAGAAGAGTTGCCGGAACAAAAGGACACTCCTCCTGAGCATTCCCTAATCCGCACACCCCCCAGCACTCCTATCAAGCAAGAGGAAG AATCTCAGCACGAGCAGACTTACAGAGATGACAGTGATGCTGCAACCTTTAAGCAGACTCTccctgacctcaccccagacgaGCCATCCGAATCCCTCCTCTTCCCAGCGCCTGCAAAACCAAATCCCGAAGAAAAGGCTCCCGAGGAAGACCCCCCTCAGGTCCACACAGAGGCCGCCCCCGAAGGAACTAAAGAGCCCGAACCTCAGAACATTGAGCCTTCGCCTACCCCAGAGGAGGCGGCACAGGCAGACGCCGCACAACCGGCAGATACCGCTCAGCCCGACGCAGGCAGCGACGAGTCCCCGGGGAAATCGCCTtccaaaaagaagaagaaattccGCACGCCTTCCTTCCTGAAGAAGAACAAAAAGAAGAGCGAGTCCTAA
- the ADD1 gene encoding alpha-adducin isoform X2, protein MNGDSNAGVVTSPPPTNAPHKEKYFDRVDENNPEYLRERNMAPDLRQDFNMMEQKKRVSMILQSPAFCDELETMIQDQLKKGKNPTGLLALQQIADFMTTTVPSVYPSAPQGGMAALNLSLGMVTPVNDLRGSDSIAYEKGEKLLRCKLAAFYRLADLFGWSQLIYNHITVRVSSEQEHFLIVPFGLLYSEVTASSLVKINLQGEIVDRGSTNLGVNKAGFTLHSAIYAARPDVKCIVHIHTPAGAAVSAMKCGLLPLSPESLCLGEVAYHDYHGILVDEEEKILIQKNLGPKSKVLILRNHGLVTMGETVEEAFYYIHNLVSACEIQVRTLASAGGPDNLVLLDPGKYKKSRSPESPSGDTATHPKWLVGEQEFEALMRMLDNLGYRTGYPYRCPALREKAKKYSDVEIPASVTGYSFGSDGDSGTCSPLRHSFQKQQREKTKWLNSGRADEAPDEGQNGGSPKSKTKWTKEEGLRSATSAVPNLFVPLNTDPKEVQEMRNKIREQNLQDIKTAGPQSQVLCGGVVDRSIAQGELITASKAIIEKEYQPKVIVSTTGPNPFNKLTDRELEEYRKEVERKQKDAEAPSFPSSGVTEEQTKHPDSQTSNASSTDVQIELVKYRDLSGQVKVLTTNVTMLLKEGDNLPAIEVSAAELEEAADDSAEKSHNTESPHKEFHTAVIRALNIKPDLVICSAGPPEELPEQKDTPPEHSLIRTPPSTPIKQEEESQHEQTYRDDSDAATFKQTLPDLTPDEPSESLLFPAPAKPNPEEKAPEEDPPQVHTEAAPEGTKEPEPQNIEPSPTPEEAAQADAAQPADTAQPDAGSDESPGKSPSKKKKKFRTPSFLKKNKKKSES, encoded by the exons ATGAATGGTGATTCCAATGCAGGGGTGGTGACTTCACCACCCCCAACCAACGCTCCACATAAAGAGAAGTATTTCGACCGCGTGGATGAGAACAACCCGGAATACTTGAGAGAGCGAAACATGGCACCGGATCTACGCCAGGACTTCAACATGATGGAGCAGAAAAAGAGAGTCTCCATGATACTCCAGAGTCCG GCCTTCTGCGATGAACTGGAAACCATGATTCAAGATCAACTTAAAAAAGgaaagaacccaaccggcttgtTGGCGTTACAACAGATAGCGGACTTTATGACCACAACTGTGCCAAGTGTTTACCCATCGGCTCCTCAAGGTGGAATGGCGGCATTAAACTTGA GTTTAGGAATGGTAACTCCTGTCAACGATCTCCGAGGATCCGACTCCATTGCCTACGAGAAGGGCGAGAAGTTGCTTAGATGTAAGCTAGCAGCGTTTTATCGATTAGCTGACTTGTTTGGATGGTCTCAGCTGATCTACAATCACATTACT GTCAGGGTGAGTTCAGAACAAGAACACTTCTTGATTGTTCCCTTCGGGCTTCTTTACAGTGAAGTCACTGCCTCTAGCTTG gttaAAATCAATCTCCAAGGCGAAATCGTGGACCGCGGCAGTACGAACCTAGGAGTGAATAAAGCCGGCTTCACATTGCACTCTGCTATATATGCAGCCCGACCTGATGTGAAATGCATCGTCCATATCCATACCCCTGCTGGGGCTGCA GTATCTGCTATGAAATGTGGCTTACTGCCTCTGTCTCCAGAATCCCTGTGTCTAGGAGAGGTGGCGTACCATGACTACCATGGCATACTGGTCGATGAGGAGGAGAAAATATTAATACAGAAAAACTTGGGTCCAAAAAGTAAA gttCTTATTCTTCGAAATCATGGGCTCGTTACTATGGGAGAAACTGTTGAAGAGGCTTTTTATTATATCCACAACCTTGTCTCTGCCTGTGAGATTCAG GTACGCACCCTAGCAAGTGCAGGGGGACCGGACAACTTGGTACTGTTAGATCCTGGGAAATACAAAAAGTCTCGTTCACCTGAGTCACCTTCTGGAGATACGGCTACACATCCAAAGTGGCTTGTTGGGGAGCAGGAATTCGAAGCCCTCATGAGAATGCTGGATAACTTG GGATACAGAACTGGCTACCCCTACAGATGTCCTGCCCTGCGAGAAAAGGCCAAAAAGTACAGTGACGTTGAGATCCCAGCCAGCGTCACTGGCTATTCCTTTGGCAGTGATGGTGACTCAGGAACATGTTCTCCTCTCAGACACAGTTTTCAGAAACAGCAACGCGAGAAGACAAAGTGGCTGAACTCTGGTAGAGCAGATGAAGCCCCAGATGAAGGGCAGAATGGAGGCAGCCCCAAGTCGAAGACTAAG TGGACTAAAGAGGAAGGCCTTAGATCTGCCACCTCTGCCGTCCCTAACCTGTTTGTCCCATTGAACACAGACCCCAAAGAAGTGCAAGAAATGAGGAACAAG ataagagAACAGAACTTGCAAGACATTAAAACAGCTGGACCTCAGTCTCAGGTCCTGTGCGGGGGCGTAGTGGACAGAAGTATAGCGCAG GGAGAACTTATTACAGCTTCAAAAGCGATTATTGAGAAAGAGTATCAGCCAAAGGTCATCGTCAGCACCACCGGGCCAAACCCATTCAACAAGCTGACAGACCGAGAGCTAGAAGAATATCGTAAGGAAGTGGAGCGCAAGCAGAAAGATGCTGAAG CTCCCTCATTCCCAAGTAGCGGGGTTACAGAAGAACAAACAAAGCATCCGGACTCGCAAACTTCCAATGCCAGTTCTACAGATGTCCAGATAGAACTGGTTAAATATCGAGATCTGTCCGGACAGGTCAAGGTTCTAACAACAAACGTTACAATGTTGCTCAAAGAAGGTGACAATTTACCAGCGATCGAGGTGTCCGCTGCAGAGTTGGAGGAGGCCGCGGATGACTCTGCAGAAAAGTCACACAATACGGAGTCTCCTCACAAGGAGTTTCACACGGCCGTCATCCGGGCTCTTAACATCAAACCAGATCTTGTGATTTGTTCTGCAG GACCCCCAGAAGAGTTGCCGGAACAAAAGGACACTCCTCCTGAGCATTCCCTAATCCGCACACCCCCCAGCACTCCTATCAAGCAAGAGGAAG AATCTCAGCACGAGCAGACTTACAGAGATGACAGTGATGCTGCAACCTTTAAGCAGACTCTccctgacctcaccccagacgaGCCATCCGAATCCCTCCTCTTCCCAGCGCCTGCAAAACCAAATCCCGAAGAAAAGGCTCCCGAGGAAGACCCCCCTCAGGTCCACACAGAGGCCGCCCCCGAAGGAACTAAAGAGCCCGAACCTCAGAACATTGAGCCTTCGCCTACCCCAGAGGAGGCGGCACAGGCAGACGCCGCACAACCGGCAGATACCGCTCAGCCCGACGCAGGCAGCGACGAGTCCCCGGGGAAATCGCCTtccaaaaagaagaagaaattccGCACGCCTTCCTTCCTGAAGAAGAACAAAAAGAAGAGCGAGTCCTAA
- the ADD1 gene encoding alpha-adducin isoform X5 — translation MNGDSNAGVVTSPPPTNAPHKEKYFDRVDENNPEYLRERNMAPDLRQDFNMMEQKKRVSMILQSPAFCDELETMIQDQLKKGKNPTGLLALQQIADFMTTTVPSVYPSAPQGGMAALNLSLGMVTPVNDLRGSDSIAYEKGEKLLRCKLAAFYRLADLFGWSQLIYNHITVRVSSEQEHFLIVPFGLLYSEVTASSLVKINLQGEIVDRGSTNLGVNKAGFTLHSAIYAARPDVKCIVHIHTPAGAAVSAMKCGLLPLSPESLCLGEVAYHDYHGILVDEEEKILIQKNLGPKSKVLILRNHGLVTMGETVEEAFYYIHNLVSACEIQVRTLASAGGPDNLVLLDPGKYKKSRSPESPSGDTATHPKWLVGEQEFEALMRMLDNLGYRTGYPYRCPALREKAKKYSDVEIPASVTGYSFGSDGDSGTCSPLRHSFQKQQREKTKWLNSGRADEAPDEGQNGGSPKSKTKWTKEEGLRSATSAVPNLFVPLNTDPKEVQEMRNKIREQNLQDIKTAGPQSQVLCGGVVDRSIAQGELITASKAIIEKEYQPKVIVSTTGPNPFNKLTDRELEEYRKEVERKQKDAEGPPEELPEQKDTPPEHSLIRTPPSTPIKQEEESQHEQTYRDDSDAATFKQTLPDLTPDEPSESLLFPAPAKPNPEEKAPEEDPPQVHTEAAPEGTKEPEPQNIEPSPTPEEAAQADAAQPADTAQPDAGSDESPGKSPSKKKKKFRTPSFLKKNKKKSES, via the exons ATGAATGGTGATTCCAATGCAGGGGTGGTGACTTCACCACCCCCAACCAACGCTCCACATAAAGAGAAGTATTTCGACCGCGTGGATGAGAACAACCCGGAATACTTGAGAGAGCGAAACATGGCACCGGATCTACGCCAGGACTTCAACATGATGGAGCAGAAAAAGAGAGTCTCCATGATACTCCAGAGTCCG GCCTTCTGCGATGAACTGGAAACCATGATTCAAGATCAACTTAAAAAAGgaaagaacccaaccggcttgtTGGCGTTACAACAGATAGCGGACTTTATGACCACAACTGTGCCAAGTGTTTACCCATCGGCTCCTCAAGGTGGAATGGCGGCATTAAACTTGA GTTTAGGAATGGTAACTCCTGTCAACGATCTCCGAGGATCCGACTCCATTGCCTACGAGAAGGGCGAGAAGTTGCTTAGATGTAAGCTAGCAGCGTTTTATCGATTAGCTGACTTGTTTGGATGGTCTCAGCTGATCTACAATCACATTACT GTCAGGGTGAGTTCAGAACAAGAACACTTCTTGATTGTTCCCTTCGGGCTTCTTTACAGTGAAGTCACTGCCTCTAGCTTG gttaAAATCAATCTCCAAGGCGAAATCGTGGACCGCGGCAGTACGAACCTAGGAGTGAATAAAGCCGGCTTCACATTGCACTCTGCTATATATGCAGCCCGACCTGATGTGAAATGCATCGTCCATATCCATACCCCTGCTGGGGCTGCA GTATCTGCTATGAAATGTGGCTTACTGCCTCTGTCTCCAGAATCCCTGTGTCTAGGAGAGGTGGCGTACCATGACTACCATGGCATACTGGTCGATGAGGAGGAGAAAATATTAATACAGAAAAACTTGGGTCCAAAAAGTAAA gttCTTATTCTTCGAAATCATGGGCTCGTTACTATGGGAGAAACTGTTGAAGAGGCTTTTTATTATATCCACAACCTTGTCTCTGCCTGTGAGATTCAG GTACGCACCCTAGCAAGTGCAGGGGGACCGGACAACTTGGTACTGTTAGATCCTGGGAAATACAAAAAGTCTCGTTCACCTGAGTCACCTTCTGGAGATACGGCTACACATCCAAAGTGGCTTGTTGGGGAGCAGGAATTCGAAGCCCTCATGAGAATGCTGGATAACTTG GGATACAGAACTGGCTACCCCTACAGATGTCCTGCCCTGCGAGAAAAGGCCAAAAAGTACAGTGACGTTGAGATCCCAGCCAGCGTCACTGGCTATTCCTTTGGCAGTGATGGTGACTCAGGAACATGTTCTCCTCTCAGACACAGTTTTCAGAAACAGCAACGCGAGAAGACAAAGTGGCTGAACTCTGGTAGAGCAGATGAAGCCCCAGATGAAGGGCAGAATGGAGGCAGCCCCAAGTCGAAGACTAAG TGGACTAAAGAGGAAGGCCTTAGATCTGCCACCTCTGCCGTCCCTAACCTGTTTGTCCCATTGAACACAGACCCCAAAGAAGTGCAAGAAATGAGGAACAAG ataagagAACAGAACTTGCAAGACATTAAAACAGCTGGACCTCAGTCTCAGGTCCTGTGCGGGGGCGTAGTGGACAGAAGTATAGCGCAG GGAGAACTTATTACAGCTTCAAAAGCGATTATTGAGAAAGAGTATCAGCCAAAGGTCATCGTCAGCACCACCGGGCCAAACCCATTCAACAAGCTGACAGACCGAGAGCTAGAAGAATATCGTAAGGAAGTGGAGCGCAAGCAGAAAGATGCTGAAG GACCCCCAGAAGAGTTGCCGGAACAAAAGGACACTCCTCCTGAGCATTCCCTAATCCGCACACCCCCCAGCACTCCTATCAAGCAAGAGGAAG AATCTCAGCACGAGCAGACTTACAGAGATGACAGTGATGCTGCAACCTTTAAGCAGACTCTccctgacctcaccccagacgaGCCATCCGAATCCCTCCTCTTCCCAGCGCCTGCAAAACCAAATCCCGAAGAAAAGGCTCCCGAGGAAGACCCCCCTCAGGTCCACACAGAGGCCGCCCCCGAAGGAACTAAAGAGCCCGAACCTCAGAACATTGAGCCTTCGCCTACCCCAGAGGAGGCGGCACAGGCAGACGCCGCACAACCGGCAGATACCGCTCAGCCCGACGCAGGCAGCGACGAGTCCCCGGGGAAATCGCCTtccaaaaagaagaagaaattccGCACGCCTTCCTTCCTGAAGAAGAACAAAAAGAAGAGCGAGTCCTAA